In Passer domesticus isolate bPasDom1 chromosome 32, bPasDom1.hap1, whole genome shotgun sequence, the following are encoded in one genomic region:
- the ANKRD34A gene encoding ankyrin repeat domain-containing protein 34A, with protein MPSAAVPPGALPMIPAEGSALLRAVSQGKFRLTRLLLEGGAYINEGNAAGTTPLMAACRAGYAEPPEQPRMVQYLLENGADPNIPDKTGKTALMHACAERAGPAVVATLLAHGADPSARDYGGGSALLYALERGDRETLQALLDACRERGRDVIIITSATSPRGTKTTRQYLNSPPSPALCASPSQVQVRAAASPGGSGRDEERDVFRFPPAPEPARAGPKRQLKRLNSEPWGLAVQGMRGGHAEGTQGPPEGARRALDEILGAPEGTRGPSEGAWGSPEGSLEGTSAPPGGLAAGLEGLRLRPRRHSVEGRELSGLPGAAWAERVPPARLAPDPPRGKPLRRDAPSPELAAPPGPLRHPGGLLERRGSGTLPPEPPGPGRAGLLPPLPPRALLRRHSMQPEALRHLGGFCGGLAPEPGS; from the coding sequence ATGCCCAGCGCCGCGGTGCCACCGGGGGCGCTCCCCATGATCCCGGCCGAGGGCTCGGCGCTGCTGCGCGCTGTCTCCCAGGGGAAATTCCGCCTGACCCGCCTGCTGCTGGAAGGGGGAGCCTACATCAACGAGGGCAACGCGGCGGGCACCACGCCGCTGATGGCAGCGTGCCGCGCCGGCTACGCCGAGCCGCCCGAGCAGCCGCGCATGGTGCAGTACCTGCTGGAGAACGGAGCCGACCCCAACATCCCCGACAAAACCGGCAAAACCGCGCTCATGCACGCCTGCGCCGagcgcgccggccccgccgtgGTCGCCACGCTGCTCGCCCACGGTGCCGACCCCAGCGCCCGCGATTACGGCGGGGGCTCGGCGCTGCTCTACGCGCTGGAGCGCGGGGACCGGGAGACGCTGCAGGCGCTGCTGGACGCGTGCCGGGAGCGCGGGCGCgatgtcatcatcatcacctCGGCCACGTCGCCCCGGGGCACCAAGACCACCCGGCAGTACCTGAACTCGCCCCCGTCGCCCGCCCTGTGCGCGTCCCCGTCGCAGGTGCAGGTGCGGGCGGCGGCGTCGCCGGGGGGCAGCGGCAGGGACGAGGAGCGCGATGTGTTCCGCTTCCCACCCGCTCCCGAGCCGGCCCGGGCCGGGCCCAAGCGGCAGCTGAAGAGGCTGAACTCGGAGCCGTGGGGGCTGGCGGTGCAGGGGATGCGGGGGGGACACgcggaggggacacagggaccccCGGAGGGAGCACGGAGAGCCTTAGACGAGATACTGGGAGCCCCGGAGGGAACACGGGGACCCTCAGAAGGGGCGTGGGGGTCTCCTGAGGGGTCGCTGGAAGGAACATCAGCCCCTCCGGgggggctggcggcggggctggaggggctgcgGCTGCGCCCTCGGCGGCACAGCGTGGAGGGACGCGAGCTCTCGGGGCTGCCGGGAGCCGCCTGGGCAGAACGCGTGCCCCCGGCGCGTTTGGCTCCCGATCCCCCACGGGGCAAACCCTTACGCCGGGATGCTCCCAGCCCCGAGCTCGCCGCCCCTCCCGGGCCGCTGCGGCACCCGGGCGGGCTGCTGGAGCGCCGCGGCTCCGGGACGCTGCCGCCGGagccgccggggccgggccgggccgggctgctgccgccgctgccgccccgAGCGCTGCTCCGCCGCCACTCCATGCAGCCCGAGGCGCTGCGGCACCTCGGGGGCTTCTGCGGGGGGCTGGCCCCCGAGCCCGGCTCttag